The following proteins are co-located in the Mycolicibacterium goodii genome:
- a CDS encoding HNH endonuclease signature motif containing protein — translation MTTDVQTVIAALTAAIDDLLALPFATLSEAELLDICAGLQDARNRIPAVEHKAIAALAEQTTPAAIGAKFWPQVMATRLGISAKQARRRCTDATELGPRVSLTGEQLAPKRQYMAAAQTAGQLTDDHVTELFKFFDTCPHWVSTEQQRQAEKQLVAGAVGADPETVRQAVTEALYLLNQDGPAPCDDITTTRRGISFGPQQPDGSFRLSGYVTAEFKATFEPIEEKLAAPGMCNPAEDTPCTSGTPSQHQINTDDRTAPQRLHDALLTVGKRVLASKTLGQINGLPATMLITTTLQELHNAAGVAISAGGTKLPIADLIRLAAQAYHYLAVYDQHTGIPLYLGRARRTATAGQRLAIWGRDRGCTRPGCTANGYRCQAHHATTDYANGGLTNADALALACPSDNRLVGDQPNKWTTRINHHGQCEWTPPKLLDRGQHRTNTYHHPKKLLTDTTTNDTKKREADDDDETDCQPT, via the coding sequence ATGACGACGGACGTGCAGACAGTCATCGCGGCATTGACCGCCGCGATCGACGACCTGCTCGCCCTACCGTTCGCCACGCTGTCCGAAGCAGAGCTGCTCGACATCTGCGCGGGTTTGCAGGATGCCCGCAACCGCATCCCGGCCGTCGAACACAAGGCCATCGCCGCCCTGGCCGAACAAACCACCCCCGCCGCGATCGGGGCGAAATTCTGGCCCCAGGTCATGGCCACCCGCCTCGGCATCTCCGCCAAACAAGCCCGCCGCCGCTGCACCGACGCCACCGAACTCGGCCCACGCGTGTCGCTGACCGGCGAACAACTGGCACCCAAACGCCAGTACATGGCCGCCGCCCAGACCGCTGGTCAGCTGACCGACGACCACGTCACCGAACTGTTCAAATTCTTCGACACATGCCCCCACTGGGTGTCCACCGAGCAGCAACGCCAGGCGGAAAAACAGCTCGTGGCCGGAGCCGTCGGGGCCGACCCCGAAACCGTGCGCCAAGCCGTCACCGAGGCGCTGTACCTGCTCAACCAAGACGGCCCCGCCCCATGCGACGACATCACCACCACACGGCGCGGCATCAGCTTCGGACCCCAACAACCCGACGGGTCATTTCGCCTGTCCGGATATGTCACCGCCGAATTCAAAGCCACCTTCGAACCCATCGAAGAAAAACTCGCCGCCCCCGGCATGTGCAACCCCGCCGAGGACACCCCGTGTACCTCCGGCACCCCCAGCCAACACCAAATCAACACCGACGACCGCACCGCCCCCCAACGCCTACACGACGCACTACTCACCGTCGGCAAACGTGTACTCGCCAGCAAGACCCTCGGCCAGATCAACGGCCTGCCCGCCACCATGCTCATCACCACCACCCTGCAAGAACTCCACAACGCCGCCGGCGTGGCGATCAGCGCCGGCGGCACCAAACTGCCCATCGCCGACCTCATCCGACTCGCCGCCCAGGCCTACCACTACCTGGCCGTCTACGACCAACACACCGGCATCCCGCTCTACCTCGGCCGGGCCCGCCGCACCGCCACCGCCGGGCAACGCCTGGCGATCTGGGGACGCGACCGCGGCTGCACCCGCCCCGGATGCACCGCCAACGGCTACCGCTGCCAAGCCCACCACGCCACCACCGACTACGCCAACGGCGGCCTCACCAACGCCGACGCGCTGGCCCTGGCCTGCCCCAGCGACAACCGCCTCGTCGGCGACCAACCCAACAAATGGACCACCCGCATCAACCACCACGGCCAATGCGAATGGACCCCACCCAAACTCCTCGACCGCGGCCAACACCGCACCAACACCTACCACCACCCCAAAAAACTCCTCACCGACACCACCACCAACGACACCAAGAAACGAGAGGCAGACGACGATGACGAAACAGACTGTCAGCCAACCTGA
- the selB gene encoding selenocysteine-specific translation elongation factor, which translates to MFVVATAGHVDHGKSTLVHRLTGMWPDRLAEEQRRGLTIDLGFAWTTIDGRDIAFVDVPGHERFVGNMLAGVGPVPAAMFVVAATEGWMPQSEEHFAALEALGVQHVLVVISKADLADPSRTISEVRERITDAPVALGTDLDAVRAGLARLVDQLPTPPSDSDVRLWVDRSFTVRGAGTVVTGTLAAGTIRVGDQLEHNGRLLTVRGLQSLGRDRNAVSAVARVAVNLRGVDRESVRRGDAIRTPGAWLDTSEIDVALRSAGKLHQRLTLHIGSAAVPVHVRPLGDVGARLRLTRALPLRVGDIGLLRDPGAHHISAGVEVLDVRPAPLRRRGDARARAAELATGRVAPPVCVRANELRAMGFENSGLRVGEWVVSSDWWAERRQVALAAVDRWAAEHDIAAGMPFETLRQQVGLPVVDLVPALLDGTGLQLRDGLVQRPGVDLPPRVDKAVQTVREWLAAEPFRAPEAAELAELKLGPKELAAAVRAGRLTRIAEGVVLGPDAFDRAAEVLAGLPQPFTVAEAKRALNTTRRVAVPLLEQLDARGATTRADDGTRTVSDRGAGDADQVG; encoded by the coding sequence ATGTTCGTTGTAGCGACCGCCGGTCACGTCGACCACGGGAAATCGACTCTGGTGCACCGCCTCACCGGCATGTGGCCGGACCGTCTCGCCGAGGAGCAGCGCCGCGGACTCACGATCGATCTCGGCTTCGCGTGGACGACGATCGACGGCCGAGACATCGCTTTCGTCGACGTGCCAGGTCATGAGCGCTTCGTCGGCAACATGTTGGCCGGCGTCGGCCCGGTGCCCGCCGCGATGTTCGTGGTCGCGGCCACCGAAGGGTGGATGCCGCAGTCCGAGGAGCACTTCGCCGCACTCGAAGCGCTCGGCGTACAGCACGTGCTGGTCGTGATCAGCAAGGCCGACCTCGCCGATCCTTCCCGTACGATATCCGAAGTGCGCGAACGCATCACCGATGCGCCAGTGGCGCTGGGCACCGATCTGGACGCGGTGCGGGCCGGGCTGGCGAGGTTGGTTGATCAATTGCCCACTCCCCCATCTGATTCCGACGTGCGACTCTGGGTCGACCGCTCGTTCACCGTGCGCGGCGCCGGCACCGTGGTGACGGGAACCCTTGCGGCGGGGACCATCCGCGTGGGCGATCAGCTCGAACACAACGGTCGCCTGCTCACGGTGCGGGGGTTGCAGTCGCTCGGCCGGGATCGGAACGCGGTATCGGCGGTGGCTCGTGTCGCGGTGAATCTGCGTGGTGTCGACAGGGAAAGCGTCCGCCGCGGCGACGCGATCCGGACCCCGGGTGCATGGCTGGACACATCCGAGATCGACGTCGCGTTGCGCTCCGCAGGCAAGCTGCACCAACGGTTGACCCTGCACATCGGTTCTGCCGCGGTGCCGGTGCACGTGCGACCGCTCGGCGATGTCGGTGCCCGGCTGCGCCTCACGCGCGCGTTGCCGTTGCGGGTCGGCGACATCGGGTTGTTGAGAGATCCCGGTGCACACCACATCTCCGCCGGTGTCGAGGTGCTCGACGTGCGGCCCGCGCCACTGCGCCGACGCGGTGATGCCCGCGCCAGGGCCGCCGAACTCGCGACGGGTCGGGTGGCGCCTCCGGTCTGTGTTCGCGCAAACGAACTGCGCGCGATGGGTTTCGAAAATTCGGGTCTCCGAGTCGGCGAGTGGGTGGTGTCTTCAGACTGGTGGGCCGAGCGACGCCAGGTGGCGTTGGCGGCCGTGGATCGCTGGGCGGCCGAGCATGACATCGCGGCGGGCATGCCCTTCGAGACCCTGAGGCAGCAGGTCGGATTGCCTGTCGTCGACCTCGTTCCGGCGTTGCTCGACGGTACAGGTCTGCAACTTCGCGACGGGCTGGTGCAGCGGCCAGGGGTTGACCTGCCGCCACGTGTGGACAAGGCCGTGCAGACCGTGCGGGAGTGGCTTGCGGCCGAACCGTTCCGCGCGCCAGAGGCCGCTGAACTCGCCGAATTGAAGCTGGGTCCCAAGGAGCTCGCCGCCGCGGTGCGTGCGGGTCGGCTCACCCGGATCGCCGAGGGGGTCGTGCTCGGGCCTGATGCCTTCGACCGTGCCGCGGAGGTTCTCGCCGGCTTGCCGCAGCCGTTCACCGTCGCCGAGGCCAAGCGCGCATTGAACACCACTCGGCGCGTGGCGGTCCCGTTGCTCGAACAGCTCGACGCGCGCGGGGCCACCACCCGTGCGGACGACGGGACTCGTACCGTCTCCGACCGTGGTGCCGGTGACGCCGATCAGGTTGGCTGA